A stretch of DNA from Mesorhizobium onobrychidis:
AATTTAGGGAGGGGTCTGAAGACAGTCGCATTCGGGCTTTTCGGCGGCGGACGCTTCGGCTGGAAACTATCCGCGGCGGAACAGCGCCTCGGCCGCCGACTTGGTGGTGCCCTTGGCCTTGAGTTCGGCTTCTAGCCGAGCGATCTCGTCGCGCAAGATGCCGATCCGCTCGGACAGTTCGTCGACGGAAAGCAGCGACAGATCCTGCCCGATCTCATGCGGGCGCGCTTTCTTTTTGGGTTCGTCGTCGAAGATCGCCATCGTCGCTCCTCGCTCATGCGCAAAAATTAAACTGCTACAGCGTCCTTTGCGCGTCCAATCGGACGCCCGGCG
This window harbors:
- a CDS encoding DUF1192 domain-containing protein produces the protein MAIFDDEPKKKARPHEIGQDLSLLSVDELSERIGILRDEIARLEAELKAKGTTKSAAEALFRRG